One candidate division WOR-3 bacterium DNA segment encodes these proteins:
- a CDS encoding YHS domain-containing protein — MKQAIFNRFSFPFLLFLMMSTVLISCAGVNKEKVDASMIGKEVICPVTGEKFKITQHTRFVDYQGKRYYFCCPGCDKQFLKDPKNISTRCMKPGIKM, encoded by the coding sequence ATGAAACAAGCAATTTTTAATAGATTTTCATTTCCTTTTTTGCTCTTTTTAATGATGAGCACAGTTTTAATCTCCTGTGCTGGAGTCAATAAAGAAAAAGTTGATGCCTCAATGATTGGTAAAGAGGTCATCTGTCCTGTCACTGGTGAAAAGTTTAAGATCACCCAGCATACAAGGTTCGTTGATTATCAGGGAAAAAGATACTATTTCTGCTGTCCGGGGTGTGACAAGCAGTTTCTCAAGGACCCGAAAAATATATCAACCAGATGCATGAAACCTGGAATAAAGATGTAG
- a CDS encoding efflux RND transporter permease subunit codes for MAVFGIADDDAILITTYLDQVFARRKPKTKSEVIEATVEAGKARFRPAFMTVTTTFLALLPIFIFGSTGKEIMLPMAIPSFGGMVVHMITWFIVPVVYSWFGERKIKP; via the coding sequence ATTGCAGTCTTTGGCATTGCCGATGATGATGCAATCTTGATTACTACATACTTGGACCAGGTCTTTGCCCGGAGAAAACCAAAGACAAAAAGCGAAGTCATTGAAGCGACGGTTGAGGCTGGTAAGGCACGTTTCAGACCTGCATTTATGACCGTTACTACAACCTTTCTGGCTTTACTACCAATCTTTATCTTTGGCAGTACCGGCAAAGAAATAATGCTACCAATGGCAATACCGAGTTTCGGTGGTATGGTTGTTCATATGATAACCTGGTTCATCGTTCCGGTCGTATATTCCTGGTTTGGGGAGAGGAAAATTAAACCTTGA
- a CDS encoding Rrf2 family transcriptional regulator — translation MKLTTKTRYAVRAMAYLGCRFGKRTVNLREVACSEEITEKYLEQIFYRLNKAGLLRTKKGPGGGYELTKRPSAIKLIDIMSAVGETLAPVFCVADKKSKSCPRSRNCPARPYWLKLKRTIEKFFRDHTLADICKKFPKYG, via the coding sequence ATGAAGTTAACAACTAAAACCAGATATGCGGTAAGGGCAATGGCTTATTTGGGATGTCGGTTCGGCAAGAGGACAGTTAACCTTAGAGAGGTTGCCTGTAGCGAGGAGATAACCGAGAAATATTTAGAGCAGATTTTTTATAGATTGAATAAGGCAGGACTTCTCAGGACAAAGAAGGGACCCGGTGGTGGATATGAACTTACAAAGAGGCCTTCGGCGATAAAGTTAATAGATATAATGTCTGCAGTAGGAGAAACCCTTGCCCCGGTATTCTGTGTTGCGGATAAAAAGTCAAAATCCTGTCCGAGAAGTAGAAACTGTCCAGCACGACCATACTGGCTGAAATTAAAGAGAACAATAGAAAAATTCTTTAGAGACCATACCCTTGCTGACATTTGCAAAAAATTCCCTAAATATGGCTAA
- a CDS encoding 7-cyano-7-deazaguanine synthase gives MAKAIGLLSGGLDSTLAVKLMIEQGIEVIALNFVTPFCTCTKKGCQNEAKKVAEKLGIELKIIGLKEEYINLVKNPKYGYGKNMNPCIDCRIYMFSKAREYMEEMQADFVFTGEVLGERPMSQNLRAMEIIEKESGLKGRLLRPLSAKFFELTIPEIAGIVNREKLLNISGRSRKPQISLAKEKNISDYSCPAGGCRLTDPNFARRLKEAFEHNEDSFEDIMLLRYGRHFRLPSGAKVIVGRNESENTILTNYARNNAYIALEVKDFVGPITLLYKHKNEDDVKIAARLCLTYSDYKKEMPTWVNVGGKELILATPMLPQEILRFKI, from the coding sequence ATGGCTAAGGCAATCGGTTTACTCTCTGGTGGTCTTGATTCAACCCTTGCGGTAAAACTGATGATTGAGCAAGGGATAGAAGTTATTGCTTTAAATTTTGTTACCCCTTTCTGCACCTGCACAAAAAAGGGTTGTCAGAATGAGGCAAAAAAGGTTGCCGAAAAATTAGGTATTGAATTAAAGATTATCGGTCTTAAAGAAGAATATATTAACCTGGTAAAAAATCCCAAGTATGGCTATGGCAAGAATATGAATCCCTGTATTGATTGCAGGATTTATATGTTTTCAAAGGCGCGAGAATATATGGAAGAAATGCAAGCGGATTTTGTCTTCACCGGTGAAGTGCTCGGCGAGAGACCAATGTCTCAGAATTTAAGGGCGATGGAGATAATTGAAAAAGAATCCGGACTTAAAGGAAGGTTATTGAGACCTTTGAGTGCAAAATTTTTTGAACTAACGATTCCTGAGATAGCAGGGATTGTAAATCGTGAAAAATTGCTCAATATCAGTGGTCGCTCACGAAAGCCCCAGATTTCACTTGCAAAAGAGAAGAATATCTCTGACTATTCCTGTCCTGCTGGTGGTTGTCGCTTAACCGACCCGAATTTTGCCCGAAGATTAAAAGAGGCATTTGAGCACAATGAAGATTCTTTTGAAGATATTATGCTTTTGAGATACGGCCGCCACTTCCGCCTGCCCAGTGGTGCAAAGGTAATCGTGGGAAGGAATGAGTCAGAAAATACCATATTAACAAACTACGCAAGAAATAACGCCTATATTGCACTTGAGGTTAAGGATTTTGTTGGACCAATAACACTTCTTTATAAACACAAAAACGAAGATGATGTTAAAATTGCGGCCCGACTCTGCCTCACTTACAGCGATTATAAAAAAGAAATGCCAACCTGGGTCAATGTTGGCGGCAAAGAATTGATTTTAGCAACGCCGATGCTGCCTCAGGAAATTTTGAGATTTAAAATATGA
- a CDS encoding DUF4346 domain-containing protein: MLNAEYCRQQSKEHNQPLLLLIGKDPEGHYSGKTFLALAKNGVDERMKVVGSPGRLPIFRNLTREEISAFREQVQVVDMIGCEDASLIVEKIKELGSLSLKEITGRSKFTRTVAAPIIQAKETKKVKMDKAGYFVIIPQAQKGIIVVEHYSNRNELLRVIEGKDAASTYKTIIENGWVNQLSHAAYLGKELIKAELSMKLGLKYIQDGAY, from the coding sequence ATGCTCAATGCAGAATATTGCAGGCAACAATCCAAAGAACATAATCAACCACTTCTCCTCTTGATCGGCAAAGATCCAGAGGGTCATTATAGTGGCAAGACATTCCTTGCCTTAGCCAAAAACGGTGTTGATGAAAGAATGAAAGTTGTTGGCTCTCCTGGCCGACTGCCAATATTTAGAAATCTAACCAGGGAAGAAATAAGTGCATTCAGGGAACAAGTTCAAGTTGTAGATATGATCGGCTGCGAAGATGCAAGTCTAATCGTTGAGAAAATCAAAGAGCTCGGTTCTCTTTCATTAAAAGAAATAACCGGCAGAAGTAAATTTACCAGGACAGTTGCGGCGCCAATTATCCAGGCAAAAGAGACAAAAAAAGTAAAGATGGACAAAGCCGGTTATTTTGTAATTATTCCACAGGCACAAAAAGGGATTATAGTTGTAGAACATTATTCTAATAGAAATGAGTTATTGCGGGTGATTGAAGGCAAAGATGCGGCAAGTACCTATAAGACGATTATTGAAAATGGCTGGGTTAATCAACTCTCTCACGCCGCTTATCTTGGAAAGGAACTAATAAAGGCTGAACTTTCAATGAAACTTGGACTTAAATATATCCAGGATGGTGCATATTAA
- a CDS encoding TonB-dependent receptor, translating to MAMLSIRKTMAITLLDILVLCFAQEVYEIEPLVVIATRYPQNIMEITRTVTIIDSTEIIKHTSLVELLDGIAGIDIKIRGDNIQADPSIRGATFQQVLVMIDGVRVNDPQTGHHNLNIPVPLSEIERIEILKGTASSLYGSDACGGVINIITKKSGQINGRLGIGSFSYHNLGASIGNKSFYIDFENKSSAGYEPGYEYQIHNLFSKVNIPIGRNIKNDFSIGYLNKIFGAKNFYAPYPSWEANKAIFVSLNSQWIVSPNFILNTDLSFRTHIDTFVLDRNNPSFYANHHQTFTYGGQIIGTLDTRRVGIIAIGAELSIDSLNSTRLGQRKQQRTAFFLQIENKLLKDRIILISGIRDDYYRQIENSINPHLSLCYRILPSLKLRTALGSSFRVPSFTELYYRDPANKGDSLLKPESGIEYEFGADLQNKSTSIQITLFNRLTEDDIDWVKKSNETLWQVMNIGKTRFSGLESAVNLNPNPWLRLKTGMCYIYITKDLPGEYVSKYALQIPKINSYLTITTLSILDFNLVWQYYDENDTRFLFNTALNKKFRISKKIGLDSRFIIDNLLDKRYEDFQGVPLPGRELNVMLNILVS from the coding sequence ATGGCAATGTTATCTATCCGTAAAACAATGGCAATAACCCTTTTAGATATCCTTGTTCTATGTTTTGCACAGGAAGTTTACGAGATTGAGCCATTAGTCGTTATTGCCACGCGGTATCCCCAAAATATTATGGAAATCACAAGGACAGTCACGATTATTGATTCTACAGAAATAATAAAACACACCTCGCTTGTTGAATTACTTGATGGAATCGCCGGAATTGACATAAAAATAAGGGGCGATAATATTCAGGCCGACCCAAGTATCAGGGGTGCAACATTCCAGCAGGTTTTAGTGATGATTGATGGTGTTAGGGTCAATGACCCCCAGACCGGCCATCATAATTTAAATATCCCTGTGCCCTTAAGCGAGATTGAAAGGATAGAGATTCTCAAGGGCACCGCCTCTTCACTCTATGGCTCTGATGCCTGTGGTGGTGTAATAAATATCATTACCAAAAAGTCTGGGCAGATTAATGGGCGATTAGGGATTGGCAGTTTCTCCTATCATAATCTTGGTGCCAGTATAGGTAATAAAAGTTTCTACATAGATTTTGAAAACAAATCATCTGCGGGCTATGAACCTGGTTATGAGTATCAAATACATAATCTTTTTAGTAAAGTAAATATACCCATTGGCAGGAATATTAAAAATGATTTCTCAATCGGCTATTTAAATAAGATATTCGGCGCAAAAAACTTTTATGCACCCTATCCTTCCTGGGAGGCGAATAAGGCAATCTTTGTTAGTCTGAATAGCCAATGGATTGTTTCGCCCAATTTTATCCTTAACACTGACCTATCATTTCGCACCCACATTGACACATTTGTTCTTGACCGAAACAACCCATCATTTTATGCCAATCACCATCAAACTTTTACCTATGGTGGACAGATTATTGGAACTCTTGATACCAGAAGGGTGGGTATTATCGCAATAGGGGCTGAATTATCTATTGATTCATTAAATAGCACAAGACTCGGACAGCGAAAACAACAAAGAACTGCATTCTTTCTCCAGATTGAAAATAAATTATTAAAAGATAGAATAATTTTGATTTCTGGCATCCGTGATGATTACTACCGACAAATTGAGAATTCCATAAATCCCCATTTGAGTTTATGCTACAGAATTCTTCCATCACTAAAATTGAGGACTGCTTTGGGCAGTTCATTTCGGGTGCCTTCATTCACTGAACTCTATTATCGAGATCCAGCAAACAAAGGCGATTCATTGCTCAAACCGGAATCGGGTATTGAGTATGAGTTCGGTGCCGACCTTCAGAATAAAAGCACATCTATTCAGATTACGCTTTTCAATCGTTTGACCGAGGATGATATTGATTGGGTGAAGAAATCTAATGAAACTTTATGGCAGGTGATGAATATAGGTAAAACAAGGTTCAGTGGTCTTGAATCAGCGGTAAATTTGAATCCCAACCCCTGGCTAAGACTGAAGACCGGAATGTGTTATATTTATATAACCAAAGACTTACCAGGGGAGTATGTATCAAAGTATGCCTTACAGATTCCGAAGATTAATAGCTACTTAACCATTACTACTCTATCAATACTTGACTTCAATCTGGTGTGGCAATATTATGATGAGAATGATACCCGATTCCTGTTCAATACCGCTCTAAACAAAAAATTTAGAATTTCCAAAAAGATTGGGTTGGATTCTCGTTTTATTATTGACAATCTTTTAGATAAAAGATATGAAGATTTTCAGGGTGTTCCCTTGCCCGGACGGGAATTAAATGTTATGTTAAATATTTTAGTATCATAG
- a CDS encoding AIR synthase family protein translates to MAKLPEIGKISAEVFNELIYPHLGAENKHILVGPQHGVDVGIVEIGTKAVAMTSDPVFIVPEYGFKRAAWFAIHILASDVVTSGLPPTYLTIDLNLPLSMTEDELTTIWTTIDEECKKMGMAIVCGHTARYYNCFYPMVGGATVLAVGDLDKYVSPKFCRKGDKIIITKGPAIEASGIFATMFPNLLKKEFGETFAKRAENLFYKMSVVEDAMTSVKVGVRDNGISAMHDATECGVWGGLYEIAQAANLGVRIEKEKIVIEDCVKEICNFFGIDPYKSISEGTLIITCREHKAEKVIETLKEKGIRASIVGELIDKKYGMVLIEEGKEKPLEHPKVDPFWKAFYDALQNYGKLEKA, encoded by the coding sequence ATGGCAAAACTACCAGAGATTGGTAAGATATCGGCGGAAGTATTTAATGAACTGATCTATCCCCATTTAGGAGCAGAAAATAAACATATTCTTGTTGGTCCTCAGCATGGAGTGGATGTGGGGATTGTTGAGATCGGAACAAAGGCAGTGGCGATGACCTCGGATCCGGTCTTTATCGTGCCTGAATATGGATTTAAAAGGGCGGCCTGGTTTGCGATACACATCCTTGCGTCAGATGTAGTAACTTCTGGTCTGCCCCCGACCTATCTAACAATCGATTTGAACCTGCCACTGTCGATGACGGAAGATGAACTTACTACAATCTGGACAACGATAGATGAAGAATGTAAAAAGATGGGGATGGCGATTGTCTGCGGTCACACTGCCCGTTATTATAATTGTTTCTATCCAATGGTTGGCGGTGCTACAGTATTGGCTGTTGGTGATTTAGATAAGTATGTTTCACCAAAATTTTGCCGCAAAGGCGACAAGATAATCATTACTAAAGGTCCAGCAATTGAGGCAAGTGGTATATTTGCTACGATGTTTCCGAATTTACTGAAAAAAGAATTTGGCGAAACATTTGCGAAAAGAGCCGAAAATCTATTTTATAAAATGTCAGTCGTTGAAGATGCTATGACTTCTGTAAAAGTGGGTGTCCGTGATAATGGTATTTCAGCAATGCATGATGCTACTGAATGCGGGGTATGGGGTGGTCTCTATGAAATAGCCCAGGCGGCAAATCTTGGCGTTCGGATAGAGAAAGAAAAGATTGTGATTGAGGATTGTGTAAAAGAAATCTGTAACTTTTTTGGAATTGATCCCTATAAGTCAATCAGTGAAGGGACGTTGATCATCACCTGCCGTGAACATAAGGCAGAAAAAGTGATAGAAACCTTAAAAGAAAAAGGGATAAGGGCTTCTATTGTTGGTGAGCTAATTGATAAAAAATATGGGATGGTTTTAATAGAAGAAGGGAAAGAAAAGCCCCTTGAACATCCCAAAGTCGACCCATTCTGGAAGGCATTCTACGACGCCCTGCAGAATTATGGAAAATTGGAAAAAGCATGA
- a CDS encoding permease gives MTWGINLIFNQCCPETPGFFEALFHYLIEVGPPLVIGFLLSGIVNEFVPEEWVERYLGGDGVKPILLATLIGSILPICCWGSLPLAVSFQKKGARLGPILAFLVATPGTSISAVLVTWSVLGLKFAMYIFAAVIIMGIVMGLIGNLFSVSGVNNSAESRCHCCENETNKTISQHILSVLKFAFIDMIKDIGLETLIGLVIAAIVASSDPVGRFVKLYLGNYWGFLFALIFGILMYICATSSPPMVDAFITRGLSSGAGMTVLLVGPITSYGTILVMRKKFGFKILFVYLIAISLLSLIFGYLFQTIA, from the coding sequence ATGACCTGGGGTATAAATCTTATCTTTAACCAATGCTGTCCTGAGACACCGGGATTTTTTGAGGCTTTATTCCATTATCTCATTGAAGTTGGTCCTCCATTGGTCATTGGTTTTCTTTTGAGTGGTATTGTCAATGAATTTGTGCCGGAAGAATGGGTGGAAAGATATCTTGGGGGTGACGGAGTAAAACCAATTCTGCTTGCGACGCTCATTGGTTCAATCTTACCAATCTGTTGCTGGGGTTCATTGCCTCTGGCAGTGAGTTTTCAGAAGAAGGGCGCAAGGTTAGGTCCAATCTTAGCATTTTTAGTGGCAACGCCTGGAACCTCTATTTCTGCTGTCTTAGTAACCTGGTCTGTGCTTGGATTGAAGTTTGCAATGTATATTTTTGCTGCGGTTATCATCATGGGTATTGTAATGGGGTTGATTGGCAATCTATTTTCGGTTTCTGGGGTGAATAATAGTGCAGAATCACGATGTCATTGTTGTGAAAACGAGACAAATAAGACAATATCGCAGCATATTCTATCAGTTTTAAAATTTGCCTTTATTGATATGATAAAGGACATCGGATTAGAGACACTAATCGGACTTGTTATTGCGGCGATTGTTGCTTCATCAGACCCGGTCGGTAGGTTTGTAAAACTCTATCTCGGTAATTACTGGGGATTTTTATTTGCCCTCATCTTTGGTATTTTGATGTATATTTGTGCGACCTCAAGCCCACCAATGGTTGATGCATTTATTACTCGCGGGTTATCATCCGGCGCTGGAATGACAGTGTTGCTTGTTGGTCCGATAACCAGTTATGGAACAATTCTGGTGATGCGTAAAAAATTCGGATTCAAAATTCTCTTTGTATATCTAATAGCCATCTCCTTGCTTTCTTTGATTTTTGGATATCTGTTCCAAACTATCGCTTGA
- a CDS encoding ArsR family transcriptional regulator — MERRKKIPEVHYRASRICRILGNPTAYEILHLLRNNMMRPEEIASALGVSMSTVSMTLRSLRQIDLVRYIVKWKKRIYWIKDEKVLTVMDELEKLVKRIKFRDY, encoded by the coding sequence ATGGAAAGAAGAAAGAAAATACCAGAAGTTCATTATCGGGCATCGCGGATATGTCGGATCTTAGGCAATCCTACTGCTTATGAAATTCTACATTTGTTAAGGAATAATATGATGAGACCTGAGGAGATAGCGTCAGCACTGGGTGTTAGTATGTCTACAGTTTCCATGACTCTCCGCTCATTAAGACAAATTGATCTGGTGAGATATATCGTAAAATGGAAAAAGAGGATATACTGGATAAAGGATGAAAAGGTTCTGACCGTTATGGATGAATTGGAAAAATTAGTTAAACGAATCAAGTTTCGTGATTATTAA
- the cysK gene encoding cysteine synthase A, translated as MKIANDITELIGNTPLVRLNRMTRGIDAEVIAKLEFFNPLSSIKDRIGYAMIKDAEEKGYINKDTVIIEPTSGNTGIGLAFVCAAKGYRLIITMPEHMSIERQRILKALGAELVLTPKAEGMSGAVRKAEELSREIPNSFIPQQFKNPANPEIHRKTTALEIWNDTDGKVDILVAGVGTGGTITGISEVIKSKKPEFKAIAVEPASSPVLSGGQAGPHKIQGIGAGFVPEIFRPELIDEIIRVSDDDAIATARRLAREEGIFCGISSGAATWAALEVAKRQENKNKMIVVILPDTGERYLSTELYAD; from the coding sequence ATGAAAATTGCTAATGATATAACTGAGTTGATTGGCAATACACCATTGGTGAGATTGAATAGAATGACCAGGGGGATTGATGCGGAGGTCATTGCCAAACTTGAGTTTTTTAATCCGCTCTCGAGTATCAAGGACCGCATCGGCTATGCAATGATTAAGGATGCTGAAGAGAAAGGGTATATTAACAAAGATACGGTAATAATTGAACCAACTTCGGGTAATACTGGTATAGGTCTTGCCTTTGTTTGTGCTGCAAAGGGTTATCGTTTAATTATTACAATGCCTGAACATATGAGTATTGAAAGACAAAGGATTCTCAAGGCACTTGGAGCCGAACTGGTTTTAACCCCAAAGGCAGAGGGAATGAGTGGCGCAGTAAGAAAGGCGGAAGAATTATCCAGGGAAATTCCAAACTCATTCATTCCCCAGCAGTTCAAGAATCCAGCCAACCCTGAGATTCATCGAAAAACAACCGCCCTGGAAATATGGAATGACACCGATGGTAAGGTTGATATCTTGGTTGCTGGCGTAGGAACAGGGGGCACAATTACTGGTATAAGTGAAGTTATCAAATCAAAAAAACCAGAGTTTAAGGCAATTGCGGTAGAACCTGCATCATCGCCAGTTCTTTCTGGCGGGCAGGCCGGACCCCATAAAATCCAGGGCATCGGTGCTGGATTTGTACCAGAGATATTTCGTCCAGAATTGATCGATGAGATAATCAGGGTATCAGATGATGATGCCATTGCAACCGCCCGGCGTCTGGCAAGAGAAGAAGGAATTTTTTGCGGCATCTCCTCAGGTGCAGCCACCTGGGCGGCATTGGAAGTAGCAAAAAGGCAGGAAAATAAAAACAAGATGATAGTCGTTATCCTACCCGATACCGGTGAACGGTATTTAAGTACTGAATTATACGCTGATTAA
- a CDS encoding DMT family transporter — translation MPTWKTVGILSVLGASIMWALEPIFAKLSFQTADVLNTFAARIFFGLTIITIYTLLKSPRTLKVGSEKIKWLIYLSLAATLFADFIYTYAFTKVMVINAVVIGHIQPIFIVILGYFFLKSDRLTKFDYLGIIFMITAGILVSTRTVENLKNLKFGTFGDLLVLSATFAWATTAITTRKYLKDLPAQVIAFYRFLFAGVGFFLYLMLNHGIKITSIYQILLGLVIGIGTILYYEGLKRIKAAQVSALELSTPFFATFLGYVILKERFTAEQFLGLLFLLAGIYFISKKEEV, via the coding sequence ATGCCGACGTGGAAAACCGTGGGAATACTTTCGGTTTTAGGTGCCAGTATCATGTGGGCATTGGAACCGATTTTTGCCAAGCTATCTTTCCAGACCGCGGATGTTTTGAATACATTTGCTGCCCGCATTTTCTTCGGTTTAACCATTATCACGATTTATACACTGTTAAAAAGTCCCAGAACATTGAAGGTTGGCTCAGAAAAAATCAAATGGCTGATTTATCTCTCTCTTGCCGCAACACTTTTTGCGGATTTCATTTATACCTACGCCTTCACCAAAGTGATGGTGATAAATGCAGTCGTTATTGGCCATATCCAACCTATTTTTATTGTAATTCTCGGATATTTCTTCTTGAAATCTGACCGGCTGACAAAATTCGATTATCTGGGCATCATTTTTATGATAACGGCGGGAATTTTAGTATCAACCAGAACGGTGGAAAACCTGAAGAATTTAAAATTTGGTACTTTCGGCGACCTCCTTGTGCTCTCAGCAACCTTTGCCTGGGCAACGACGGCAATAACCACCAGAAAATATTTAAAAGATCTGCCTGCCCAGGTCATTGCATTTTACCGATTCTTGTTTGCTGGTGTGGGATTCTTTCTTTATCTTATGTTAAACCACGGAATAAAAATCACCAGTATCTATCAAATTTTGTTGGGTTTGGTGATTGGCATCGGCACAATTCTCTATTATGAAGGTTTAAAACGTATCAAAGCCGCCCAGGTTTCCGCCCTGGAACTCTCCACTCCTTTCTTTGCTACTTTTCTGGGATATGTGATTTTAAAAGAACGCTTTACTGCCGAACAATTCCTCGGACTACTATTCTTGCTCGCCGGTATCTATTTCATCTCCAAGAAAGAAGAGGTTTAA
- a CDS encoding serpin family protein yields MLRKLLLTDLILVFFLTGMGGRAKLSQDTSPDMNMIVNGNNQFCFKLYQQLREKEVENIFYSPFSITMAMGMVFEGARGWVQGEMHEVFKFPLNNQKRRESFLALYKQLNKKNAKYKLHVANALWIQKDYPFLPKYLKTIQKFYDGYARNVDFIAAPEPTRQLINKWVEGKTNQKIKDLFPPGTIDQQSRLVVTNAIYFRGQWLKEFDKTLTTEEDFWVTGTRAVKVPMMKRIDPEAKFNYAETEELQLLELPYDGSDLAMFILLPRKNDLSSIEKDLTYEKFEELKKLLSPTRVEVYLPRFTFKTRYLLTPYLAQLGMPNAFAPHCDFSGIDGTKNLYIRSVVHQAYVDVNEEGTEAAAATGAVVGITSVGPIIPVFRADHPFIFIIQEKNTGIILFVGRVIEPKT; encoded by the coding sequence ATGCTCAGGAAATTGCTTTTAACTGATTTGATATTGGTTTTCTTCCTGACCGGTATGGGGGGAAGGGCAAAGCTCTCCCAGGATACCTCTCCGGATATGAATATGATTGTTAACGGCAACAATCAATTTTGTTTCAAACTCTATCAACAGTTGAGGGAAAAAGAGGTGGAAAACATTTTTTATTCACCTTTCAGCATTACCATGGCAATGGGAATGGTCTTTGAAGGGGCAAGGGGCTGGGTTCAGGGTGAGATGCACGAAGTCTTTAAGTTCCCCCTGAATAACCAGAAGCGTCGGGAATCCTTTCTTGCCCTTTATAAACAGCTCAATAAGAAGAACGCCAAATATAAATTGCATGTTGCCAATGCATTATGGATACAAAAAGATTATCCATTTTTACCCAAGTATTTGAAGACAATCCAGAAATTTTATGATGGTTATGCCCGGAATGTTGATTTTATTGCCGCACCTGAGCCGACCCGACAATTGATAAACAAATGGGTGGAAGGCAAAACCAATCAAAAGATAAAAGACCTCTTTCCACCTGGAACCATTGATCAGCAGTCCCGATTAGTCGTCACGAATGCAATATATTTTAGAGGTCAATGGCTCAAGGAATTTGACAAAACTTTGACTACCGAAGAGGACTTCTGGGTTACCGGGACCAGAGCGGTCAAGGTGCCAATGATGAAGCGTATTGACCCGGAAGCAAAATTCAACTATGCCGAAACCGAGGAACTCCAGTTGTTGGAACTACCCTATGATGGTAGTGACCTGGCGATGTTTATATTATTACCTCGGAAGAATGATTTGAGTTCAATTGAAAAAGATTTGACCTACGAAAAGTTTGAGGAGTTGAAAAAACTTTTGTCTCCCACAAGAGTAGAGGTTTATCTGCCAAGATTTACCTTTAAAACCCGCTATCTCTTGACCCCTTACCTTGCTCAGTTAGGCATGCCCAACGCCTTTGCACCCCATTGCGATTTTTCCGGGATTGATGGGACTAAAAATTTATACATCCGTTCAGTGGTCCACCAAGCATATGTGGATGTAAATGAAGAAGGAACTGAGGCCGCGGCTGCCACTGGAGCTGTTGTCGGTATTACTTCGGTGGGACCGATAATTCCGGTATTCCGCGCTGACCATCCGTTTATCTTTATAATTCAGGAGAAGAATACTGGTATTATCCTTTTCGTTGGCAGGGTGATTGAGCCGAAAACCTGA
- a CDS encoding flavodoxin family protein: MKVGIIIVSERKNGNCDLLARYSEKYLREKGVTPNLVYLKDFEIKQCQGCMSCVFKNAKCKIDDDLYKLAEKIINTDGLILFAPTYVLTIPGKLKIFLDRFLCLYPLIKDKPEWPAISIGVASPIDWNQFQLPLMNIFLLAFGCRVVDSFFIYGAGQGEVLLEDGITKLERSINGLIDFKCEPFASVVSKYCPIDFCDIFQRIKGDLYRCPVCLTTAKAVEDGFYFDAKDLNKHRWTKEKMEEHFKDWILTTKERFRRLLPEIHRKKRDLGLF; this comes from the coding sequence ATGAAGGTTGGAATAATCATTGTATCAGAAAGGAAGAATGGTAATTGTGACTTACTCGCAAGGTACTCGGAAAAATATTTAAGAGAAAAAGGAGTTACGCCAAATCTTGTATATCTAAAAGATTTTGAGATAAAACAATGTCAGGGATGTATGTCCTGTGTTTTTAAGAACGCAAAATGTAAAATTGATGATGACCTTTATAAACTTGCCGAAAAGATTATAAATACTGATGGTTTAATCTTATTTGCACCAACCTATGTATTAACAATTCCGGGTAAATTAAAAATTTTTCTTGATAGATTTTTGTGCCTTTATCCATTGATTAAAGACAAACCCGAATGGCCCGCAATAAGTATCGGTGTCGCATCGCCCATAGACTGGAATCAATTCCAGTTGCCCCTGATGAATATTTTCTTGCTGGCGTTTGGTTGCCGGGTTGTTGATAGTTTCTTTATCTACGGTGCAGGACAGGGAGAGGTATTGCTGGAAGATGGGATAACCAAACTCGAAAGATCAATTAATGGTCTGATTGATTTTAAATGCGAGCCTTTTGCTTCAGTCGTTTCAAAATACTGCCCAATAGATTTTTGTGATATTTTCCAGCGTATAAAAGGTGATTTATATCGCTGCCCGGTATGTTTGACGACTGCGAAAGCGGTTGAAGATGGATTTTATTTTGATGCAAAGGATTTGAATAAACATCGCTGGACCAAAGAAAAAATGGAAGAACATTTTAAAGACTGGATTTTAACAACAAAAGAAAGATTCCGCAGATTGCTTCCGGAGATTCATAGGAAAAAAAGAGATTTAGGACTCTTTTAA